The sequence below is a genomic window from Lolium perenne isolate Kyuss_39 chromosome 4, Kyuss_2.0, whole genome shotgun sequence.
ATTATTGCTTTATTGCACAGCACCATTGCTGGATTGGCTGGCTGTTTCAACGTCTCAACATCCTTAGGATAGTGTACTTCCAGAAAAACTTCTGGCATTAGCAATGCGTTAAGAATGGTGGTTACAATGTAAGAAGATGTATTTACTTTAACCTGCAAAGGAATGAAAGTCAGTCACCAGTTTTACACTTCTCCAGACATGTTCAGATAGATTTAGATGTCAGTAGTTTCAGATGGATCAGTTGACATTTCACATATAAGTCAAAGGAGCAGATAATGTTATATGGAAAAGAAAAATATCTGACAGAGATTACAAACAAAAGGACATATCAGTTGTGTTCATTATAGTGCATATGCAGACATGCCTAGTATATCAATGTGCATACAGAGCAAGAAACATGATTAATTCTGGCACATGAAAATTCAAACTGAAGACTTTCGTTTAAATGTTAGGAAGTTTTTTTCTTAAGTGAAAATATATGACATCCATATTTTACTTGGAAACATTCTCACTACATAATTACAAGTAAGGAATGAACAAAGGTAAATAAACCAAGGAAAATAAGGGGCGTGCAAGTATGTACGAGGTATTGTAACCATACATTTTGAAATACAGTGCTGTCACTTAAAACTTGGCATATTGTGTCCCTGATAGAAATCAGTGAATAAGTTCTGTGGTGATCATCTTTCTGCCAGCCAGAGAAGATAGTGTATAACATTTGACTAATGCAGGGGCCTTGATGGCTTGGCAGGGTGCACACAGGTCGTCTCTTTAGAAATTCATCTCTGAAACCCCTCCAATTCCATAATATCTGCACATATTTATACAATATTAGAAGCAAGTGTGCGTCAAAGCACATAGCCATGCGCCAACTTTCAGCTACCTGAATGATGAAATTCAAGACAAAGATGTCAGTATCTTTGCCGAGAACTTCGATACTCTTTCGATAAAGGGAAATGCTTGTTTCCTGAGAAGATTGGCTAGAAGACCCTGGATAAGATTGCAAGATCAGAACAAATAACATTTTTCTGCATTACTAAACAGATTTGAAAGATGACAGCACTGAGAAGTTTGAGTTTGTTTAGCACTGACCAGTTATCACTTGACTTGCCTATACATACTTACTTGATTAAGTTACAATCGATTGTAACATAGTCATCCAATTATCGAGGGATCTCCTTTGCACCACAGAACCCCATAAATGTAAAACCTGCTTCTTAGTTTTATTCCATTTGCTAGTTATTACAATCGACTAATGTTATATCAGTACAGAGTTATCTAAGTAAACGACCGGCGAGTAAAAAGGATGTTCAAAGCCAGTTCTAGAGAGAACTTTCTCCTAAGAATCTAAGATAACCTGTACAGCATGGTCCTCTCGGTAATGCAGAACTTCTGTCCAGGCTAGACCTAATTCATGGGTGGCCTGACCAGTACAGTTTTCTGAGGTGTGGGTCAAATTTCAGATCAATGaccaaaaaagaaataaaataataagcCAACACTGTATTGCAAGAAATTGTAAAATGCTGAACTTTTTGGTTTCGGGCTGATACAGGCTCAGGCCTAGCCTTTCGAAAGGTTTTCCAGGTGCTGAAATCCAGACCGACAAATGAGTTGGTCTAGTACGACACGCAGCTGAATTTATGCAAGAAGATTTGTTAATAGATAGTACCCATCAAAACCTGGGATAACCAGAATTTAGGCATCTAGCACCTAACTTTCTATGGATAGGAGTGGAAGAGTAATTTAACGAGTTCAATGATACATTTAAATATCTGCAAATATTGATGGAATGTCAACTACATAGTGCTCCTGCTAGAAATTCTTACAAACCCAGAAATGGAGCTCCACCAAGAGAGATGCATTAGTGTAACTTATGAAAACTTATGATCCTTCCTTTTGCTTGCTGCACAGAGTATGACATATTGAATATGAACTGCATAGTGCCACTACTAGAAATTCTTGATAACCCAGCAAGGGAGCTCCATCTATGAGCCATGCATTGGTATAACTTATAGAAATATACTTACGATCCTACTTATTCTTGCTATATGGAGTACAAAATTCCTTTGGCTGTTTAAATTACAGGTGAATACCTAAAAGGTTTGAGGCACTATTCTCATTTGCATTGCTGGGCACATATTTCAGGCCTGCTGCGCCACTTTGAACATCTGCAATGCTAGAATTTGGATGTATCTCCAATCTTCCCACATTATCTTCAGCATGAACCTCACTAAAACAATAATGAAATTTGTGAGCTGTACATAGGATAAATCCCATAATACTAAATATGATAAAGGAAGAAAAGGTGCATATTTGAAATAATATAATACTATATACAGAGAAAGGAAATCATTTCAAGTAGACTTCAAAAATAGCCAGTTATGCAGGACCTTTTGTGATCAAATAGTTAGTACCACTCTGTTCATTTCTTCGTAGCCAGAAATCAATATGATCAAGTGAAAAAATAACCCAAGGCTTTCTAGAATCGCATAAGATGAAGAAACTTATTGCAAGTGTTCGAAAAAAGTTCACCAAAAATAAATATTGAAAATGTGAAAAAATAAGAAGCTCCGCTTGATTTGCTGAAAGTCAATTaccccctccgatccataatagtATTAAATCCCAACACTTGCTATGGATCGGGAGGGAGTAATAAATTTTATTGGACTAATTGCCTACAATTATTATTTCAATAATTATTTTCTCATTTATCATTGGGTTTTCATAATAAATAAAaattgatagcacaagaggaccaTGAAAAAAGTTGGGTGTGTGGGAATCATGCAGAATTTATTCAAGGGTGTTACATTTATGCATATCGATTCACAATATACAGGTGCCATTTTATTTGAAGAGTACTCAAATATGGAACGAAATTTCCAGAATATATTGATGCATTGACCGTTTGGCAGAACATGCATTAAATAATGCATATTCAAGTGTCTATAACATCAGGACATAATTTTGATTTAATGTAAGGCTAATGCTATTAAAAAAGAAATTGACAATAACTCCAATACTGCATATCTTGCTTTGCATGAAGAAAATTATGTATTTTTTTTGTTAGTCTATCTTATAATAACGAACTAAACTTTTGTCTTAGTTAATGTTTTTCCGTATGTCCGTTCTGCTTACTGTAAATTCACCTCCCTAAGAAATTGACAATAACTCCAATACTGCGCATACTGGCATGTACAGAGGATACTACATGTCTATCTGCTACTCTCACAAATTAATCCTCGGTTAAAAATTAGCTTTGCCATTTTTAATGGAATTTAGATCATACACATAAGTATACCATACGATATAAAACTTTAATTATCTAATATTTTATAATTAAATATTGTGGTCTGCTTTTATCTTTTCAATGTTGCAAACACAGAAAGTTCTGTTCAACTGTAGAAATCCTTCCATTATGTTATGTAGTAAAATCAAGAACAAAAACAATTTGTTTCAGAAAGAAACGCGGGTGAATACCACAGGTAGCAAAATAACCTTTCTACGTAAAATGTGAGTTAAAAATGTAAATGCAGGATAAAAAGAGAAGTAGCTTTTGACATACCGCACATCGACAACATTAGGGAATATCACATCAATATCAGCATTGGAAATCTTACTGGCAGCTTTGTCTTCACTCAAGGATTGTAATAACTTAGTCTGCGGAGATGGGCTTATATGTCAGTGCACATTAGGAGAAAACAAACATATACCTAGGCATAGTTTATGAACAAGCAGCTGCAGTTGTAAACGCACCCATATGAAGGGTCTTGCCAATTTCTTGATGAGAATGCGATAATCCAAAAAAGAGTTCCTGAGAAAAGCATCCCACAGGTGTTGGATTTCAGAACAAGCCGTATCAAACTGCAATATACAAACAAGTTGAAGGTTAGCCTGATAAATTAAGATGATAGTCAGCAAGAATGCGCAAGACTGAACCTACTAAGTCGAAACAAGTAGATGCAAGAGCGAAAATTTCTAGACCTCAGCGCTTAATTCGTCTGCAGGCAAGCTCTTCAACTTGACCTCGATATCTTGTAGGATCTCCTTTCCTCGTTGGCATATCTTGTCTTGTACTCCAGCAATTGACAGTTCTTGAGTCGGAACAGACAAGCATGCAAATACATAATCCTTGTTATTGAAACGGAAGAAGTGGTGGCCCTCTGAATCTTGGTAGATGGTTATGTCATCCAAAACATCATCCTCAATGAAATATTGAGGGAGCACTGAACCAAACAATGAGCGAAGCTTCCGGAGGTGCTTGCTGTTGATGTGTTCCAGGAGAGAATCTGTATTTGGTAACTTGTTGCCAGCACAAAAGGGGCAAATCCAAAACCTCCATGACCTGTTTTGGCTGACAAAGGTGAGTGCATCAGATATGGTTTGTGCCACAGCCCATTGGTAGCTTCCAAAGTTTTGATGATAGTAGTCTTGCAGTTGAAGGAGTCCCAGTGATAGGAAGCCGGCCTGCCTGTCGCGTGCCATTGAGCACCGGAAAGCATCGGCCACCGAAAAGAGCTTGTTGACCAAGCGTCCGAGCTCCTCGTCTACAGACCGTAGCCTAAGCTCAAGCGTGTCTCCTTGGACAGAACGAGGAGGGACGTCCTCCAGCCTGGGGTCAACAGGCTCCGGCATGTCGAATGCCCGTACGCACTCAAAGTGCGCATCCGCATACAGGCCCAGGACGAAACAGAGCTTGGCGTGGAACATGGCGAAGACGAGCGAGTTACCGAAGGTGCTCGCAATTGCCTGTTTCACGTCTGCGCGGATACGATCCAGAAAGCCTCGCCTGTCCATGTCCGGGTGAAGGAGGCGCACGCGCTGAAGCTGCATGTGTGCGAACAGTAACTGCGCGCGCGACGAGGAGGGGTAGCTCTTGGCGAGTTCTTTGGCCTTGGTGAGCGCCTCGCGCGACCCGTCATGGGCGCCGGTGTCGAGCTTGAGCACCTCGCTGACGCGGGCGGGCAATCCGGAACGACCAATCTCCCCGAGGGTCTGGCGAGCCAGATTCCTGCAGTTCAGCACCCTCTGGTCCCTGGTGGTGTTGGCTGCACGGGAGGCGTAGGCGACGTTGTTTTTCGCCGGGTCGACGGGGTCGGCGATCCCGACGGCTTCACGTGCCACCTTCTCCGCCTCGTCGACCTCGCCGGACCTGAAGAGCACCTTCGCTAGGAAGTTGGAGATGGAGATGCAGTTGGGGACCAGCTCCCTGGCCTTGATGAGGTAGCCGCGCGCCGTGCGGTAGTGTCGCGCCGAAGCGTCGTCGTCGCCCGCGCGGTAGGcgcgattggcggcggcgtcgtggACGTTGGCCGCGAGGTGGAGCACGGGAGCGGATTCCTCGTGCCTGGCCGCGAGATCGTCGACGCGCGCGATCGCCTCCTCGTGGCGGCCGTCGAACTCGAGCTTcagcgccgcctccgcctccgcgcgcAGCTTCGCCTCCGCCTTCCTGTGATCGCTCTTCTTGCCCATCGGGGCGCTTTTTCCGGCCGGAACgcagcggcggcgcggcggcgggcgcACGAGAGGTGTTTGCGATTATGCCGCAGAGCAGGGTTGGTTTGATTTGGTGCGGCGGAGGTGGGCGGGCGGGCGGAGGCGAAGAGTATATACTAGCGCGGGCGCGTAGAGATTTTGGAAGGCGATGGTGGTGCGGGCGGAGATGGATGATTCGGGCGGGGCGGTTGCCGTGCGCAGCGCAACCAACTCTGAAACGACCAAGATTACAATCAAGCCCAGAGGTGATCGATCTTGGTGGGACCCGTTTGTTATAGTTCCTAAAATGACGGAAACAGCAAGAACAACTTTATCAAAAATTTAGATGTATATTTTGAATTTCGATAAAGTTGAGATACTTTTGGTGGGACGGAACAAGTATTTCTTTTCCCCTCAAATGGTTGCACAGTTTGTTGTTCGAGGATACTCAAAGTTTTAACCGTCGAATCACTCTACGGACGGGCATTTGgtagcctggatcttttttaggcTTCACTACTCAATGGGTTTATAGCATGTTGTAAATAATTTTTAGACCACTTTTAGCATTTTGTTTGGTGGCGAAGTTGCATCACCGGAACCAAAAAGCTTCCAGTGATTAGTTTTATGCATCCTACCCCAAATGGTGGCCGCGAGAACTAGACACGAGCGGCAAGATAACTAATGGATTTTTCAAACGAAGGCGGTACTGCATGTTGCCGATGACGTTGAGAACCGTGTTCACGTTGTTGGGATCTCCGCAATCGATAGCCAGCTGTACGTGATGTGGATCACCAGGTTCTTCTCCGGCAGGGTCACCTGCATGTCGATTGTAACATCCCATGTGTTTAGTGGCAGAGCATGGAACAATTGTAAGACCGGGCCACTCATCAAAATAGAACTAAACATCACACATATTGCCCGGTTTTTTTACTAGTGGGCTGGAATAATACGAGTGAAAATCAAATGTAAGGACGGGCCCGGACCAGGTTGGTCCACTAGTAGTGCCGCCCCTGCATGTGTTAGGTCAAGTGGGGGTAGATTTAGAAGGGTTGTGCATCTGCATCTCAAGACAGGAAAAAAATCGCGCTTTAATATTAAAACCGAGTGGGCTCGAGGTCTCTCCCTTGctgtgaactagggtttatccatGGCGATAGTGCGATAGATTTTAACATGACCTCCCTCATACTTGTGGTCTCGAGGGAAGAAATTtggattgtattcaaatacaaattattggaatttaaatttgaatttcgacCAAGGAATTTTTAATTTAAATAATTACTTTTAAACTAGAAGTCATACAATAATTGAATTAATTGCAACATTAAAAAATTAGAGAAATTGCAATTTTATTCAtagacacacataatacattatcTTTACATAATACATTATCtttacgatatatatatatatatttacaaTAGTAAAAGATAAAGGAGAAATTACAATTTATAAAACAGGAAATATAAAAAACTAAATCTAAAGCCCTAGCTACATCGTTTCTTCTCTATTATCTTCACTATCTTCTATCTCTTCCTCTTGGACAACCTGCAACATATAAAAAAACAAGCAAAACAAATGAAATTGCCAAATGGCATTCCAAAATTAAGTGCAAATGGAGATAATCATCCCCGCACCTAAGTCTATCCTCAATAGCTTAGGCTCTCAGCAACCTCAAGCATGCAGGCTGCTCACATTAAAGGTAGAAGGGGAGTCACATGGCACATGTCAAGCAGGCCTAGCAATTTAAACTGATATACATTGAACTTGGGCTGCATACCAAGCCatccatcgaccaacacctcaaGCAGATCAACATCAGAAACACAGAGCATCACCATTTCAACTTAGAACCAGTAGATCATCAAGTTCATCCAGCAGACATTCCCAAAGACTCAATAGCACCAAGATGATCACATAGTAGCAGAGCAGCAAGCACCAGAATCTAGGAGGAGCAAGCATAGCTCAAGGAAGtaaatgtggtgaccctgcataccactgcatgttgtagtatgccagtcgttgatataacattcacgaagtaccattccgcaaatattacatccctcagagtagtacaacagaacatagcaggtccatatctcattcatttaatattacaatagtcatacatatatcgtctcggagctcctcttgggtcctaagaggaatactcctgggttcgaggcgaacccaacatagcttacaatataagagtctcattaagttatacatttattttctcgagcagctaaatactaagagttcgggttgctcggctactactacttctggatgtttctaggcttgatctcctccggaagcctccccggatccatagacgatgaggtagtctacgccttcgatacctccagagaggtcgggttcttcatagccgatgatctcggctccttcattgttgtcgtagtcctcctccagacgattcagacaatctaagcaatggatttaagattgggatgagtacgagcgtactcaacaagttcattatagataagaggtgtttaatgctctagctacgatattagaccagaaagtctaataccaatgcaagttttgataaacatttcttcaagagattgcttttattccaaagagctatgtccgtcagccttcaccggtttactagaacttcatggagctcctatcCGGTcgtgttcgcagttccttatcccggcacagggagtgacaggtcacggttctttacactctgcagaggtgtgttgctttacccataagagatcttaaccttggtgccaaccgggcagctttcccgtccacacttccttcggtgtgaggcccggtataaggtctagccaatcatgttcctccgctacctcgaacacccaccctttgttgcatgccccgaccctgggtccacgccggtcccattattcccatatatttcagggtgaaccccgaccacgacgacagtctgggatcgaaccaaactccttcgccggtagctgcaacccatcatagaccgcaataccgtggggacttaggactccccagcctcaccatcttgctccttcgggtgacaagtgtactacggacaatgccgtggggacttaggactccccagcctcaccagcttgcccccttggattacaagtgtactacggtaaagcgcatccgttgatgaacgagaggtggaaacacttttgactactccgtcccactccggatcttatggttaacacgggtatcacggcacaagaatcactggcgacatttgttgtttaatcctagatggatataaacccttgcaatggaacctccaccatatcaacacaatccatggttccattgcccaccacatagtcatattcatagttatgaaagtagtgattttggtttttatgcaatagtgataaccatagtactttgcaagtaatttgatagaaatacacaattgacatgagcaagtgatgaacttgcctgaacactgcaaagttttgcagttggaaggtgtggactgacccttatcctctgtctctgaaaaatagcatcattgtccgataagggcaatggttaaagaagcaattatgcatgattccagttttagggtttgttccccccttccgatgtcgttgttatttcatgtgagaggttaatactaagaacaacttgaagatacttgatttagggtaaatacaaccttgaaatattgtcaaggtgtttttaaagtccaattgcattaatggacttattttcatcattgaaaataatatgtgtgatttaaattattatttaaatcatcaaattaagacttattcttaattatctctaaaaattctctttgatattttatttggatagagaattttatgctgattgtttttcatatttttaattatttttttaatgctcttatcaattttctattgaattttaaagttactggtttttaattgaattgtgaaaagtcacaattgcccctggggccacctgtcagtggagcccagtgggttgggctagaccagctcgggtccaaccgacccgagcggtcgctcgctcactctccacctcgcgccgctcgacctaaccctaatcccctttcttcctctggcgacttgcgtcgccctcaccgtcgccggccgattccggcggtctccggccgccatggccctcgccctGGGGCGCAATCGAATCGCCTGGTGACGGCGATCCCTTCCATCCGCGT
It includes:
- the LOC127295246 gene encoding uncharacterized protein — its product is MGKKSDHRKAEAKLRAEAEAALKLEFDGRHEEAIARVDDLAARHEESAPVLHLAANVHDAAANRAYRAGDDDASARHYRTARGYLIKARELVPNCISISNFLAKVLFRSGEVDEAEKVAREAVGIADPVDPAKNNVAYASRAANTTRDQRVLNCRNLARQTLGEIGRSGLPARVSEVLKLDTGAHDGSREALTKAKELAKSYPSSSRAQLLFAHMQLQRVRLLHPDMDRRGFLDRIRADVKQAIASTFGNSLVFAMFHAKLCFVLGLYADAHFECVRAFDMPEPVDPRLEDVPPRSVQGDTLELRLRSVDEELGRLVNKLFSVADAFRCSMARDRQAGFLSLGLLQLQDYYHQNFGSYQWAVAQTISDALTFVSQNRSWRFWICPFCAGNKLPNTDSLLEHINSKHLRKLRSLFGSVLPQYFIEDDVLDDITIYQDSEGHHFFRFNNKDYVFACLSVPTQELSIAGVQDKICQRGKEILQDIEVKLKSLPADELSAEFDTACSEIQHLWDAFLRNSFLDYRILIKKLARPFIWTKLLQSLSEDKAASKISNADIDVIFPNVVDVREVHAEDNVGRLEIHPNSSIADVQSGAAGLKYVPSNANENSASNLLGIHL